The Nitrospira sp. genome window below encodes:
- a CDS encoding ABC transporter permease subunit, with amino-acid sequence MKVISIALNTFRENLRDKLLYNLLIFALLMIGSSLILMRLTLGEFHRLILDIGLGSINFFGVLIAIFVGIGLVSREIEKKTIYTIVSKPVARFQFLLGKYVGLSLTLLINTAIMAGGLLVVLYVQEVPIHAVLFKALGLIVVEFMVITAVALLFSTFSSATFSAIFTLALYVIGHLTPDLKAFGEKMGGLGKTIVEGMYYVLPNLDRFNLKGHVTHQIDVPTGDLFVIGLYGIAYTAFLLTLASVIFQRRDFR; translated from the coding sequence ATGAAAGTGATCTCGATTGCGCTCAACACGTTCCGTGAAAATCTCAGAGATAAACTGCTCTACAACTTGTTAATCTTCGCGCTCCTCATGATCGGAAGCTCGCTGATCTTGATGCGCTTGACGCTGGGAGAATTTCATCGGCTGATTTTGGATATCGGACTGGGCAGCATCAACTTCTTCGGAGTCTTGATCGCCATCTTCGTAGGAATCGGTCTTGTCAGCAGGGAAATTGAGAAGAAAACCATCTATACGATCGTTTCAAAACCGGTCGCTCGCTTTCAGTTTCTTCTCGGCAAGTATGTAGGTCTCAGCCTGACACTTCTCATCAATACCGCGATCATGGCTGGTGGATTGCTGGTCGTCCTCTATGTGCAAGAGGTTCCGATCCATGCCGTGCTTTTCAAAGCGCTGGGCCTGATCGTCGTAGAGTTTATGGTCATCACAGCTGTCGCGCTGCTGTTTTCGACATTCTCAAGCGCCACGTTCAGTGCCATTTTTACCTTGGCTCTGTATGTGATCGGCCACCTCACACCTGACCTCAAGGCGTTCGGCGAAAAGATGGGGGGACTGGGGAAAACGATCGTGGAAGGGATGTATTACGTCCTGCCGAACCTCGACCGTTTCAACCTCAAAGGGCATGTCACCCATCAGATCGACGTACCGACAGGAGATCTGTTTGTGATTGGTCTTTATGGGATAGCCTACACCGCCTTCCTTCTCACCCTTGCTTCCGTCATCTTCCAACGGCGGGATTTTCGCTAA
- a CDS encoding ABC transporter ATP-binding protein, with protein MTREQIVRIEHLSKVFRVGFWGRRVTAVDDLSLEVQQGEIYGFLGPNGAGKTTTIKMLMGLIYPSKGTASLFGQPIGNHMAKSKVGFLPESPYFYDYLTSREFLRFYGHLFGLLGRTLEKRIDELLELVGMTHARDLQLRKFSKGMLQRVGIAQAMINDPELVILDEPMSGLDPIGRKEVRDLILRLKETGKTVMFSSHILHDAELLCDRVAMIMKGKLVACGLVSELIDHGTTQEVEMVVDRLSPEGVEQLRPFTLKTVLHGERVVATLASQRHVDDALEVIRSHQAKLVSLLPHKASLEDLFIRKAKGVHHVTEVPA; from the coding sequence ATGACGCGTGAACAGATCGTGAGAATTGAGCACTTGTCGAAAGTGTTTCGCGTCGGTTTTTGGGGGCGACGTGTGACCGCTGTTGATGACTTGTCGCTTGAAGTACAGCAGGGAGAGATCTATGGCTTTCTAGGACCGAATGGGGCTGGAAAGACCACGACGATCAAGATGCTGATGGGGCTTATCTACCCCAGTAAGGGAACGGCAAGCCTATTTGGCCAACCAATCGGCAACCATATGGCGAAATCGAAGGTTGGATTTCTTCCGGAATCCCCATACTTCTATGATTATCTGACGAGTCGAGAATTCTTACGATTTTACGGACACCTTTTTGGACTCTTGGGGCGTACGCTTGAAAAACGCATTGATGAGTTGCTGGAGCTGGTCGGCATGACCCATGCGCGCGACCTACAATTACGAAAGTTCTCAAAGGGCATGTTGCAGCGGGTCGGGATCGCCCAGGCTATGATCAATGATCCTGAGTTGGTCATCTTGGATGAGCCGATGTCCGGGCTCGATCCGATTGGGAGAAAAGAAGTGCGAGATCTAATTCTTCGCCTCAAGGAGACTGGCAAGACCGTGATGTTCAGTTCACACATCCTTCACGATGCGGAGCTGCTGTGTGATCGTGTGGCTATGATCATGAAGGGAAAACTCGTCGCGTGTGGACTGGTGTCTGAATTGATCGACCACGGAACAACGCAAGAAGTAGAAATGGTCGTGGATCGACTCTCTCCCGAGGGTGTCGAACAGCTACGGCCCTTCACGCTCAAAACCGTGCTTCATGGAGAGCGCGTGGTTGCAACATTGGCCAGTCAGAGGCACGTCGATGACGCGTTGGAAGTCATCAGATCACACCAGGCCAAACTCGTGTCTCTTCTTCCTCATAAAGCATCGCTCGAGGATCTGTTCATTCGTAAGGCGAAGGGAGTGCATCATGTGACAGAGGTTCCTGCATGA
- the ilvD gene encoding dihydroxy-acid dehydratase, whose translation MRKQDDAKLKSHDLLIGPGRAPARAMLKAVGFTDDDLTKPLVGVANTWIEVMPCNFHLRRLAERVKAGIRAAGGTPIEYNTIAVSDGISMGTEGMKASLISREVIADSIELVARGHMFDAVVALSGCDKTIPGTVMALARLNLPSLMLYGGSIMPGQFQGHDVTIQDVFEAVGKHASGKMTDAELKDLEDHACPGPGACGGQFTANTMAIAFEFLGISPMGRNGVPAMDGRKDDVAFECGQMVMNLVKQNLRPRQIITRKSLENAIAAVATTGGSTNAVLHLLAIARESGIKLSIDDFDKINRKVPLLADLKPGGQYVAADLFAAGGTTLVAKRLLDAGLLHGAQPTVTGRTIGEEASTANETPGQQVLRPLTHPIKSTGGLVILKGNLAPEGCVVKVAGHSMTKFQGPAKVYDREEDAFVAVKAGHIKPGDVVVIRYEGPAGGPGMREMLGVTAAIVGAGLGDSVALLTDGRFSGATHGLMAGHVAPEAVKGGPIAAVKTGDIITFDIVKRRLDVAVSQKEISARLKKVKFPIPRYTTGVMGKYARHVSSASEGAITT comes from the coding sequence ATGCGCAAACAAGATGACGCGAAGCTCAAGAGCCACGATTTGTTAATCGGCCCGGGACGTGCCCCGGCGAGGGCCATGCTGAAGGCTGTGGGGTTTACGGACGACGACCTCACCAAACCGCTGGTCGGTGTCGCCAACACCTGGATCGAGGTGATGCCTTGTAATTTTCATTTACGGCGGCTTGCTGAGCGAGTGAAAGCCGGTATTCGAGCAGCTGGTGGAACCCCGATCGAATACAATACCATTGCTGTTTCGGATGGGATTTCGATGGGGACCGAAGGAATGAAAGCCTCTTTAATCAGCCGAGAGGTCATTGCAGATTCGATCGAGCTTGTTGCACGTGGGCACATGTTTGATGCGGTCGTCGCACTATCTGGTTGTGACAAGACGATTCCTGGGACCGTCATGGCACTCGCGCGCTTGAATCTTCCGTCGCTCATGCTGTACGGCGGGTCGATTATGCCGGGACAGTTTCAGGGGCATGACGTCACGATTCAGGATGTCTTTGAAGCCGTCGGCAAACATGCGTCCGGAAAGATGACCGATGCCGAGCTCAAAGACTTGGAAGACCATGCCTGTCCTGGGCCTGGGGCCTGTGGGGGACAGTTCACTGCCAATACGATGGCCATTGCGTTTGAATTTCTGGGCATTTCACCGATGGGTCGTAACGGGGTTCCTGCCATGGATGGCCGAAAAGATGATGTGGCATTTGAGTGCGGCCAGATGGTGATGAATCTCGTCAAACAGAATCTCCGTCCGCGCCAGATCATCACACGGAAGTCGCTGGAGAATGCCATTGCTGCCGTCGCCACCACCGGAGGGTCGACGAATGCCGTGCTACATTTGCTCGCCATCGCTCGCGAGTCGGGAATCAAACTCAGCATTGACGATTTTGACAAGATCAATCGAAAGGTCCCTCTTCTGGCTGACCTGAAACCAGGAGGCCAGTATGTCGCGGCGGATCTTTTTGCCGCAGGCGGCACGACCTTGGTCGCGAAGCGACTACTTGATGCCGGACTCCTCCATGGTGCTCAACCGACAGTGACGGGACGAACGATTGGTGAAGAAGCCTCGACCGCCAATGAAACACCAGGTCAACAAGTCTTGCGTCCCCTCACCCACCCGATCAAGTCAACTGGTGGGCTTGTGATTCTGAAAGGAAATTTGGCACCGGAAGGCTGTGTGGTGAAGGTGGCCGGCCATTCGATGACCAAGTTTCAAGGGCCGGCAAAAGTCTATGATCGAGAGGAAGATGCATTTGTGGCAGTAAAGGCCGGTCACATAAAGCCTGGCGACGTCGTGGTGATTCGGTACGAAGGCCCGGCTGGGGGCCCTGGCATGCGGGAAATGTTGGGCGTGACCGCAGCCATCGTGGGAGCCGGGCTCGGCGACTCAGTTGCGTTGCTGACTGATGGTCGGTTCTCCGGTGCAACGCATGGATTGATGGCCGGGCATGTTGCTCCTGAAGCGGTCAAGGGAGGCCCGATCGCTGCTGTGAAGACCGGTGACATTATTACCTTTGATATCGTCAAGCGTCGATTAGATGTGGCGGTATCACAAAAAGAAATCAGCGCTCGACTCAAGAAGGTCAAGTTTCCTATTCCGCGCTATACCACAGGGGTGATGGGAAAATATGCAAGGCATGTGTCCTCCGCATCCGAAGGCGCTATTACGACATGA
- the hisZ gene encoding ATP phosphoribosyltransferase regulatory subunit: MTFAPPSRRPSSEKLSPTHEHSLVPVGMATILPEAANYLRQLESDLLASFHQYGYDEIILPTFEYFDVLAPGLEPALLEQSYKIVDRTTGRILLLRPDVTAQIARTVAMGMLGTRLPLRLSYRATVFRYEPEHAGRDRELFQVGAELIGADDSSADCEIIMLMIESLRQIGLSSFKISLGHVGFFKGLLVRAGLSPEGRKRAEQAAARKDFPWLGEILSHERVGKRSARAILDALELCGRADVLSKGRALARGEQPLIRSLDRLAQVYDSLGAMGLQDDVLLDLGEFREFEYYDGIVFDVFTDGIGIELGGGGRYDRLIGRFGRDIPSTGFALNVDRIFRGLNLTHTPKALTPAILVVGPVTQTKEIVSVAQQLRRTGARVIQRAVPASTRDLVKVAADAGLDAAVPTTIVIGSGTMGHGHVTVLQHRGRERTGKTSAPPHTKTMLLRDLLASFSTNREGVS, encoded by the coding sequence ATGACCTTTGCTCCTCCGAGTCGCCGTCCTTCATCGGAGAAGCTTTCTCCTACCCATGAGCACTCATTAGTCCCTGTGGGGATGGCCACCATCCTTCCAGAGGCCGCCAATTACCTGAGGCAACTCGAGTCCGATCTGCTCGCCAGCTTCCATCAATATGGGTACGATGAAATTATCCTCCCGACATTCGAGTATTTCGATGTCCTCGCGCCTGGCCTTGAACCAGCCTTACTGGAACAGTCCTACAAGATCGTCGATCGGACGACCGGCCGTATTCTGCTGTTGAGACCAGATGTCACCGCACAAATTGCACGAACGGTGGCCATGGGCATGCTCGGCACTCGGTTGCCGTTACGTTTGTCGTACCGAGCCACCGTCTTTCGCTATGAGCCCGAACATGCCGGACGTGATCGAGAACTCTTTCAAGTCGGTGCCGAGCTGATCGGGGCTGATGACTCGTCCGCAGATTGCGAGATCATCATGTTGATGATCGAATCCCTGCGCCAGATCGGATTGTCTTCCTTCAAGATTTCGCTCGGGCACGTCGGGTTTTTTAAAGGACTTCTCGTGCGTGCCGGCCTGTCCCCTGAAGGCCGGAAGCGGGCAGAGCAGGCTGCGGCAAGAAAGGACTTTCCCTGGCTTGGAGAAATTCTCTCACACGAGCGTGTAGGCAAGCGATCCGCCCGCGCAATTTTGGATGCACTGGAGCTTTGCGGGAGGGCGGACGTCCTTTCAAAAGGGCGCGCCTTGGCCAGGGGTGAACAACCGCTGATCCGATCCTTAGACCGATTGGCACAGGTCTATGACTCGCTTGGCGCGATGGGATTACAGGATGACGTACTCCTGGATCTCGGAGAATTTCGCGAGTTTGAGTATTATGACGGGATTGTGTTCGATGTTTTCACAGACGGTATTGGAATCGAGTTAGGTGGCGGCGGGCGATACGACCGTTTAATTGGCCGCTTTGGTCGAGACATTCCATCCACTGGATTCGCGCTCAACGTAGATCGGATCTTTCGTGGACTGAACCTCACTCATACCCCAAAGGCTCTGACGCCGGCAATCCTTGTCGTCGGTCCGGTGACTCAAACAAAAGAGATCGTATCGGTGGCCCAACAACTACGTCGGACAGGTGCTCGAGTCATTCAACGAGCTGTGCCAGCATCGACTCGTGATCTTGTCAAGGTAGCCGCCGATGCTGGGCTCGACGCTGCCGTTCCTACCACCATCGTCATCGGTTCAGGTACGATGGGCCATGGCCACGTGACTGTACTCCAGCATCGCGGACGTGAGCGCACAGGGAAAACGAGCGCTCCACCACACACGAAAACGATGTTACTGCGTGACCTTCTTGCAAGCTTTAGCACGAACCGCGAAGGTGTGTCATGA
- a CDS encoding periplasmic heavy metal sensor yields MMSVAKTTAVVAIASVGLLIGSVPNSWANDPGYGHTGSAYGVGGEHGYGKGVMHSGTGHLIRHLLKHEKDIGLTADQIAKLKEVQLNLDRIRIKTEAEIKIAERELKSLTDDENGDLSAIEAKLRQSKDLQVGLRMTAIKMRRDVMAVLTPEQREKEKSEHDKVMQQHKGAGAHHGGGMSYGAYPHGGNPHGGNPHGTNPHGQNPRDPGTSPTPPSNMSVH; encoded by the coding sequence ATGATGTCTGTAGCCAAAACGACCGCTGTCGTTGCGATAGCTTCGGTTGGTCTCCTGATAGGGAGTGTCCCCAACTCATGGGCGAATGATCCGGGCTATGGCCATACGGGAAGTGCATACGGTGTCGGTGGGGAACATGGCTATGGCAAAGGCGTGATGCATAGTGGGACGGGCCATCTCATCCGCCATCTGCTCAAGCATGAAAAGGATATCGGGCTCACGGCCGATCAGATTGCAAAGCTCAAGGAGGTGCAACTGAATCTGGACCGCATTCGTATCAAGACCGAAGCTGAGATCAAAATTGCCGAACGCGAATTAAAATCATTGACGGATGACGAGAACGGCGATCTCAGTGCGATTGAAGCAAAGCTGAGGCAGAGCAAAGACCTCCAGGTCGGACTGCGCATGACCGCTATCAAGATGCGGCGTGATGTGATGGCCGTGTTGACACCCGAGCAACGTGAGAAAGAGAAGTCTGAACATGACAAGGTGATGCAGCAGCACAAAGGTGCGGGAGCGCATCATGGAGGGGGTATGTCGTATGGCGCGTATCCGCATGGTGGAAACCCGCACGGAGGGAATCCTCATGGGACCAACCCACACGGTCAGAACCCACGTGACCCAGGCACATCCCCTACACCACCAAGTAACATGTCCGTCCATTAA
- a CDS encoding tetratricopeptide repeat protein, with protein sequence MTATQPHITDPLPATTTQQAPQTAPESDATYHFMMGHQAELAQDLDTALKEYQAALKADPQSHEVKSRLAALHFALGDTTKAVQYAEEVGQGSGQDPQLLTQMAGILASAGKPERALELLDQAIARNPERGESYFPKGLILLNQKRVVEAEEAVKKGLQYTSDSPVGYYYLGRISIEAGNLEQALSSFDRAITVNPAFEPAYLAQASVYESRQEKDRAIAVLKKFLAQVNPRNREVRQHLIQLYIATKDYAGGLAELNTMLEENPGDLDAQLRMALIHGEQKEFSQAIAQLTDILKAKPAELKVRDYLGYLYEETKDFPKAMETYRYNLHLDPRFVDSHIHLGVLLYRLKQFPEAVTHLDEAVRLMPKQPEPHIVLGLAHLQSEEFEKASDAFREGIRHNPKNADLHFNLGTAYDKLNRFDDVERAMETALSLDPHHADALNYLGYSYAERGIKIDQALSLTKQAVALKPENGYYIDSLGWAFYKSGQLSEALTEIKRAVSLVGDDPVIYEHLGEIYMKQQKMTDARDAWIHSLELDPSNEKLLQRFREQGMANPAYEDRIQQAKRRVSEKMQHPQATPQTHPD encoded by the coding sequence GTGACTGCAACTCAGCCACACATAACGGATCCGCTTCCTGCCACGACCACGCAGCAAGCGCCACAGACCGCTCCAGAATCAGATGCGACCTATCATTTTATGATGGGACATCAAGCGGAGCTCGCCCAAGATCTTGATACAGCCTTGAAGGAGTACCAGGCTGCACTCAAGGCCGATCCACAATCACATGAAGTCAAATCGAGACTGGCAGCACTACATTTTGCACTCGGTGATACAACGAAGGCCGTCCAGTACGCCGAGGAAGTCGGACAAGGGTCCGGGCAAGACCCTCAACTCCTGACGCAGATGGCCGGTATTCTCGCCAGCGCGGGGAAACCAGAACGTGCACTCGAATTATTAGATCAAGCGATTGCACGCAACCCGGAGCGGGGAGAGTCGTACTTTCCAAAGGGGCTCATCTTACTCAATCAAAAACGAGTCGTCGAAGCCGAAGAGGCGGTCAAGAAAGGTTTGCAATATACCTCGGACTCACCGGTCGGCTATTACTACTTAGGACGCATCTCTATTGAAGCCGGAAATCTGGAACAGGCCCTCTCCAGCTTCGACCGTGCGATCACTGTGAACCCAGCTTTCGAGCCGGCGTATCTAGCCCAAGCATCAGTTTATGAGTCGCGCCAAGAGAAAGATAGGGCCATCGCCGTTTTAAAAAAATTCCTCGCGCAGGTGAATCCCAGAAACCGAGAAGTTCGTCAGCATCTGATCCAACTTTACATCGCCACCAAAGACTATGCCGGTGGTCTTGCAGAACTGAACACGATGCTGGAGGAAAACCCCGGCGATCTGGATGCCCAATTACGCATGGCACTGATCCATGGAGAACAAAAGGAGTTTTCACAGGCGATCGCTCAGCTGACCGACATTCTGAAGGCCAAACCGGCCGAATTGAAAGTGCGCGACTACCTTGGCTATCTGTACGAAGAGACGAAAGACTTTCCCAAGGCCATGGAAACCTATCGCTACAACCTCCACTTGGATCCAAGGTTTGTCGACAGTCACATTCATCTTGGGGTGCTCCTCTATCGGCTCAAGCAATTTCCCGAGGCTGTCACACATCTGGACGAAGCCGTTCGTCTCATGCCAAAGCAGCCAGAACCCCACATCGTGTTGGGCTTAGCACATCTGCAAAGCGAGGAGTTTGAAAAGGCCTCCGACGCGTTTCGAGAGGGGATTCGTCATAATCCCAAAAACGCCGACCTTCATTTCAACCTTGGTACGGCCTACGACAAGCTGAATCGTTTTGATGACGTGGAACGCGCAATGGAAACCGCCCTGTCCCTCGATCCCCACCATGCTGATGCGTTGAACTACCTCGGTTATAGCTATGCCGAACGAGGGATCAAGATCGACCAGGCCCTATCCCTCACCAAACAGGCGGTGGCACTCAAACCGGAAAATGGATACTACATCGATAGCCTTGGTTGGGCATTCTATAAATCGGGGCAGCTCTCTGAGGCGCTTACGGAAATCAAACGAGCCGTCTCACTCGTCGGCGACGACCCCGTCATCTATGAGCATCTCGGAGAGATTTACATGAAGCAGCAGAAGATGACCGACGCCCGTGACGCATGGATTCATTCGTTGGAGCTCGACCCCTCCAATGAAAAACTGCTCCAGCGCTTCCGCGAGCAGGGCATGGCCAATCCGGCCTACGAAGACCGGATTCAACAGGCCAAGCGCCGCGTTTCAGAGAAAATGCAACATCCCCAAGCCACTCCTCAAACCCATCCTGACTGA
- the dnaB gene encoding replicative DNA helicase, with protein MKSVGAVDLSQPKLPPQNLEAEQSVLGAILLDNAAMPKAMELLVDEDFYRTAHKRIYQAMLELSDTGEVIDQITLTEQLKSRGELEAIGGAAYLAELVQMVPSSANIRYHCKIVRDKAVARQLISTSTEVLTRGYEGTASIDDLLDFAERSVFSIAQGKLERAFSPISQVIKESLDVIDQLSKRKEHVTGVPTGYYDLDDLTAGLQASDLVVVAGRPSMGKTSLALGFATHAAIHANAVVGIFSLEMSKPQIVLRMLSSEARVDSHALRTGKLQKEDWWRLAEAAGRLEQAPIFIDDTGGITVQQMRGKARRLKAEKGLDLLLVDYLQLMQGRSDSESRQQEISDISRSLKALAKELNVPVVALSQLSRAVEARKPPIPMLADLRESGAIEQDADVVMFIYREDVYDQNSERKGIADIIVSKHRNGPIGKRELFFQDRFAKFESLDLREA; from the coding sequence ATGAAATCCGTTGGCGCCGTCGATCTCTCTCAACCAAAACTTCCCCCACAGAATCTTGAGGCAGAACAGTCGGTGCTTGGGGCCATCCTTCTGGATAACGCTGCCATGCCGAAAGCCATGGAACTCCTCGTCGATGAAGATTTCTATCGGACGGCTCACAAACGCATCTACCAAGCCATGCTGGAACTGTCCGACACCGGCGAAGTGATCGACCAGATCACGCTGACCGAGCAGCTCAAGTCTCGCGGGGAGCTTGAGGCGATCGGAGGCGCCGCCTATCTTGCAGAACTCGTCCAGATGGTCCCGAGCTCGGCCAACATTCGCTACCACTGCAAGATCGTACGTGACAAGGCTGTCGCGAGGCAGTTGATCAGCACCTCCACGGAAGTGTTGACCAGGGGGTATGAAGGAACGGCTTCTATCGATGACCTTCTCGATTTTGCCGAACGATCGGTCTTCAGCATCGCGCAAGGCAAGCTCGAGCGTGCATTTAGTCCGATCAGCCAGGTCATTAAGGAAAGCTTGGATGTCATTGATCAGCTCTCAAAACGAAAGGAACACGTCACCGGAGTCCCGACCGGTTACTATGACCTTGACGACCTCACAGCAGGGTTGCAAGCCTCCGATTTAGTGGTGGTGGCCGGACGGCCCAGCATGGGGAAGACAAGCCTGGCATTAGGGTTTGCCACACATGCCGCCATCCATGCCAACGCCGTCGTCGGCATTTTCAGCTTGGAAATGTCCAAGCCCCAGATCGTGCTTCGCATGCTCAGTTCGGAAGCGCGAGTCGATTCGCATGCGCTGCGAACCGGGAAACTCCAAAAAGAAGATTGGTGGCGTTTGGCAGAGGCCGCAGGACGGTTGGAGCAAGCACCGATCTTTATCGACGACACCGGCGGCATCACCGTTCAACAGATGCGCGGCAAAGCCCGACGACTCAAGGCTGAAAAGGGGCTGGATTTACTCCTCGTGGACTACTTGCAGCTCATGCAAGGGCGTAGCGATTCTGAATCTCGTCAGCAAGAAATATCCGATATCTCCCGCTCATTGAAAGCTTTGGCCAAGGAACTCAATGTCCCGGTGGTCGCCCTCTCGCAGCTGAGCCGTGCGGTCGAGGCTCGCAAGCCTCCGATTCCCATGCTGGCAGACTTACGTGAAAGCGGGGCGATTGAACAGGATGCCGATGTCGTCATGTTTATCTACCGAGAAGATGTCTACGACCAGAATTCGGAGCGTAAGGGGATCGCCGACATCATCGTGAGCAAACATCGAAACGGGCCCATCGGAAAGCGAGAACTATTTTTCCAGGACCGTTTTGCCAAGTTTGAAAGCCTCGATCTGCGCGAAGCCTAA